Below is a genomic region from Scomber scombrus chromosome 3, fScoSco1.1, whole genome shotgun sequence.
ACAAGCCTCTTCAGCTGTACACCACACGTTGCCATagaaacctaaccctaacccagacaCAATCACTGCATGTTATTTGATGTGTTATGAAACttgatcagctgtttgtctccACAGAGAAGAAAACCAGTCTGAGCTTCATGTGGGCGTCTCCACCTCTGCAGGTAAcagctgattattattattattaatacctTCATCTGCTCTATTAATGTGTCATTACaggtgtgttatgatgtcatcacaggtgtgttatgatgtcatcacaggtgtgttatgatgtcattacaggtgtgttatgatgtcattacaggtgtgttatgatgtcattacaggtgtgttatgatgccattacaggtgtgttatgatgtcatcacaggtgtgttatgatgtcattacatgtgtgttacgatgtcatcacaggtgtgttatgatgtcattacaggtgtgttatgatgccattacaggtgtgttatgatgtcatcacaggtgtgttatgatgtcattacatgtgtgttatgatgtcattacaggtgtgttatgatgtcattacatgtgtgttacgatgtcatcacaggtgtgttatgatgtcatcacatgtgtgttatgatgtcattacaggtgtgttatgatgtcatcacaggtgtgttatgatgtcattacatgtgtgttatgatgtcattacaggtgtgttatgatgtcattacatgtgtgttatgatgtcattacaggtgtgttatgatgtcattacatgtgtgttatgatgtcatcacaggtgtgttatgatgtcattacatgtgtgttatgatgtcattacaggtgtgttatgatgccattacaggtgtgttatgatgtcatcacaggtgtgttatgatgtcattacatgtgtgttatgatgtcattacaggtgtgttatgatgtcattacaggtgtgttatgatgtcatcacaggtgtgttatgatgtcatcacaggtgtgttatgatgtcattacatgtgtgttatgatgtcattacatgtgtgttatgatgtcattacatgtgtgttatgatgtcattacatgtgtgttatgatgtcatcacaggtgtgttatgatgtcattacaggtgtgttatgatgtcattacatgtgtgttatgatgtcattacatgtgtgttatgatgtcattacatgtgtgttatgatgtcattacaggtgtgttatgatgtcatcacaggtgtgttatgatgtcattacatgtgtgttatgatgtcattacatgtgtgttatgatgtcattacatgtgtgttatgatgtcatcacaggtgtgttatgatgtcatcacaggtgtgttatgatgtcatcacaggtgtgttatgatgtcattacatgtgtgttacgatgtcatcacaggtgtgttatgatgtcattacaggtgtgttatgatgccattacaggtgtgttatgatgtcatcacaggtgtgttatgatgtcattacatgtgtgttatgatgtcattacagGTGTGTTATGAGGTCATTACaggtgtgttatgatgtcatcacaggtgtgttatgatgtcatcacaagtgtgttatgatgtcatcacaggtgtgttatgatgtcattacatgtgtgttatgatgtcattacatgtgtgttatgatgtcatcacaggtgtgttacgatgtcatcacaggtgtgttatgatgtcattacaggtgtgttatgatgccattacaggtgtgttatgatgtcattacaggtatgttatgatgtcattacaggtgtgttatgatgtcatcacaggtgtgttatgatgtcatcacaggtgtgttatgatgtcattacatGTGTGTTATGATATCATTACaggtgtgttatgatgtcatcacaggtgtgttatgatgtcatcacaggtgtgttatgatgtcattacaggtgtgttatgatgtcattacagGTGTGGTGTTCAGTTACACAGAGGGGGGGGTGACCTGTCAGCAGCAGGGATGGGAGCAGAGCATCATCATCCCTCTGGTTGCTCCTGGCAACGACATCCTCAGCTCCACGACTCTGTGGGACAAACACCTGGAGACGTTCGCTCACCTGGACACCTGGACACCAGACAggtgacctgtctgtctctctctgacctgtctgtctctctctgacctgtctgtctgtcaactgtctgtctgtctgtctctgacctgtctgtctgtctgtctctgacctgtctgtctgtcaactgtctgtctgtctgtctctgacctgtctgtctgtctgtctctgacctgtctgtctgtctctctctgacctgtctgtctgtctctctctgacctgtctgtctgtctctctctgacctgtctgtctctctctgacctgtctgtctgtctgtctctgacctgtctgtctctctctgacctgtctgtctctcacctgtctgtctgtctgtctctgacctgtctgtctgtctctctctcacctgtctgtctgtctctcacctgtctgtctgcaggtttAATGAGGAGAGGGAGTTTGGCTCTTGTTGCTATGGTTTCGCTCTGGGCTTCATTAACCATCTGATGAGGTCACAGGGacaacagccaatcagcagagagCATTTCACAGCTCAGTTTGTTCTGCCGAGGATGGAGACGACCTCCAGATACCTGTCTGTGTACCAGCACGTCTGTCGCCATGGATACCACAGCAGAGACTGACTGTGTACCAGCACGTCTGTCGCCATGGATACCACAGCAGAGACTGACTGTGTACCAGCACGTCTGTCGCCATGGATACCACAGCATCGACTGACTGTCTGTGTACCAGCACGTCTGTCGCCATGGATACCACAGCATCGACTGACTGTCTGTGTACCAGCACGTCTGTCGCCATGGATACCAGACGTTTACGATTGGCTGCATTTATAGAAACTAATGTCTTAATATTCATGAAGGGAATCacttattaataatataatatttaattaagaaatgcaaaatgatttttataactgatagtttatttaatatttattaagcAGTGTAACACAGACATCAATCAgctgttattttattcagtAGAGAAACTAAACGGTCgatataatgattaaaaacatttctcaggTTTGTTATTAATGactttaataaagtttattgtgtCTCGTTTCATCAGCTGTGAAGCTTCCTGTTTACATTTAGagcttttataataataaataactcaGAGAAATGATCCATAGAGACTAAAGCAAGCTGCAGCTTCACTAAGAATCACAATAAATaccaaagagaagaaaatacacatacaaGTTATGAatgaagataataataataagatagaGTGGAATAAAAagttcacaaaaaacaaaaataatagaataaattattaacattttacagaacCTGAAgctcctgacctctgaccttctgtctggtcacatgatcacatgtctgaaacatttaatacatgaaaataaaacatcagtttCCATGACGAGGAGACCAGGTGAGCCGGTGATCACATGACAGGAGCTGCAACCTGATAGGCCAGAGCCAGACAGTGATGTCATCTGATAGGCTGTAACCTAGCAACCAGGTTTAACAACCAGGTTTAACAccgaggaggagagaaggagaaaacagaagacaagaggagagagaggagaaacaggTGAGGAGTAAGAAGGTGAAGGTTGAAGTTAAGCTGAAGAGGAGATGAagtgaaagaaggaggaggtggaggaagaggtgaAGGAAGAGGTGAagtgaaagaaggaggaggtgaaggaagaggtgaaggaggaggtgaaggaggaggtgaagtgaaagaaggaggaggtgaagtgaaagaaggaggaggtgaagtgaaagaaggaggaagtgaaggaggaggtgaagaaagaggtgaaggaggaggtgaagtgaaagaaggaggaggtggaggaggaggtgaagtgaaagaaggaggaagtgaaggaggaggtgaagtgaaagaaggaggaggtgaagtgaaagaaggaggaggtgaagtgaaagaaggaggaggtgaagtgaaagaaggaggaagtgaaggaggaggtgaagaaagaggtgaaggaggaggtgaaggaggaggtgaagtgaaagaaggaggaggtggaggaggagcagtgatggAGCGCAGTGTGATCCGGCTGACTCACTGTCAGAAGCAGATCTTCTGTTTCTCGGTACCGGAGGAATGTCCCAGCTGTGGAGAACAGCTGACAGGAAGTAGACTGCAGGAAGCTCCGGTCAGTCTGATGTCACCTCTAATGAACGCTCATAAGACTTCCTGTTGTCTACTGATCACTActgctggagacacacacaggtacacacacacacacacacacacacacacacacacacacacacacacacacacacacacacacacacacacacacatatacacacacacacacacacatatacacacacacatatacacacatatacacacacacacatatacacacatatacacacacatatacacacacacacacacacaaacacatatacacacacacacacacacacacacacacacacacacacacacacacacacacacacacacatatacacacacacacacacacatatacacacacacatatacacacatatacacacacacacatatacacacatatacacacacatatacacacacacacacacacaaacacatatacacacatatacacacacacatatacacacacacacacaaacacatatacacacatatacacacacacatatacacacacacacacacacacatatacacacatatacacacacacatatacacacacacacacacacaggtacacacacacacacaggtacacacacacacacacacacacacacacacacacata
It encodes:
- the mkrn2os.1 gene encoding MKRN2 opposite strand, tandem duplicate 1, coding for MELRDLLRFSHCGRTVYRLEEPAACSGLRCPVCGQLVRFGLAEAPVRIRCPFRNGHHASCCFIMTSQQGAEGFREENQSELHVGVSTSAGVVFSYTEGGVTCQQQGWEQSIIIPLVAPGNDILSSTTLWDKHLETFAHLDTWTPDRFNEEREFGSCCYGFALGFINHLMRSQGQQPISREHFTAQFVLPRMETTSRYLSVYQHVCRHGYHSRD